The Streptomyces sp. NBC_00670 genome window below encodes:
- a CDS encoding UvrD-helicase domain-containing protein: protein MPARITDPEQLKELLGIPFTPEQTACITAPPAPQVIVAGAGSGKTTVMAARVVWLVGTGQVAPEQVLGLTFTNKAAGELAERVRKALVGAGVTDPDAIDPDNPPGEPLISTYHAFAGRLLTDHGLRIGLEPTSRLLADATRYQLAARVLREAPGPYPALTRSFPDLVGDLLALDSELAEHLVRPEDVQAYDTGLLDTLEGVRLGNADLRKVPEAAAARRSLAGLVARYRAAKRERDLLDFGDQIALSAALAGLPEVGRILRDEFRVVLLDEYQDTSVAQRVLLSGLFGGGTGHPVTAVGDPCQAIYGWRGASVANLDDFPEHFPRADGRPATRQALSENRRSGGRLLDLANGLAAPLRAMHAGVEALRPAPGAERDGQVRCALLRTHAEEIDWIADAIAHLVRTGKEPGEIAVLCRTAGDFAEIQGALVARDVPVEVVGLSGLLHLPEVADLVAVCEVLQDPGANASLVRLLTGPRWRIGPRDLALLGRRARLLVSHARVADDDPDARLAAAVEGVDPTEVISLADALDTFLELPLEAEREDDGLPFSADARVRFARLAAELRDLRRSLADPLMDVLHRVLAVTGLEVELSASPHALAARRRETLANFLDVAASFAANEPEASLLAFLGFLRTAAQYEKGLDNALPGGENTVKVLTAHKSKGLEWDVVAVPGLVTGTFPSTQGREKWTAQGKVLPHPLRGDADTLPEVESWDSRGLRAFHEAMKEHQLTEELRLGYVTFTRPRSLLLGSGHWWGPSQKKPRGPSGFLTALYEHCAAGHGEIEAWAEPPAEDEENPALRAAAADQAWPLPLDEAALARRRAAAETVLAHLDRTLAHPREAAARPGAAHDPSLPPSSYEDPDWPPPDDEPPYDLPDDEPLYDLPDDEPPYEPPYDEPVPEEGTGAGTSDWDAWTADRPVVPHQAPAPEAPADPERVPRSRLGDLAGGDPLTPEEARTLASWDRDLDALTGELLRARANVTEVVLPASLTASQLMRLAADPDGLAQELARPMPRPPQPAARRGTRFHAWIETRFEALRLPMLEPEELPGTEAEIADERDLEALKEAFARTPYAHRTPYRVEAPFQLGIAGRVVRGRIDAVYREGEGDAATYEIVDWKTNRAPTADPLQLAVYRVAWAEQQGVPLERVTAAFVYVRGGEVVRPRNLPGRAELERLLGADEADERVGERTGGRAGAEPSPSAGDDGSFGGGTAMIIGEPETITDGVPPPTGEPPGGDVGPGR from the coding sequence ATGCCCGCCCGTATCACCGACCCCGAGCAGCTCAAGGAGCTCCTCGGCATCCCGTTCACCCCGGAGCAGACGGCCTGCATCACCGCGCCGCCCGCCCCGCAGGTGATCGTGGCCGGAGCCGGCTCGGGCAAGACGACGGTGATGGCCGCGCGCGTGGTGTGGCTGGTCGGCACCGGCCAGGTCGCCCCCGAACAGGTGCTCGGGCTGACCTTCACCAACAAGGCCGCGGGCGAACTCGCCGAACGCGTCCGCAAGGCCCTGGTCGGGGCCGGCGTCACCGACCCCGACGCGATCGACCCGGACAACCCGCCCGGCGAACCGCTGATCTCCACGTACCACGCCTTCGCCGGCCGGCTGCTCACCGACCACGGGCTGCGCATCGGGCTGGAACCGACCTCCCGCCTGCTCGCCGACGCCACCCGCTACCAGCTCGCCGCCCGCGTGCTCCGCGAGGCGCCCGGCCCCTACCCCGCCCTGACCCGGTCCTTCCCCGACCTGGTCGGCGACCTCCTCGCGCTGGACTCCGAACTCGCCGAGCACCTGGTGCGGCCCGAGGACGTCCAGGCGTACGACACCGGGCTGCTGGACACCCTGGAGGGCGTCCGGCTCGGCAACGCCGACCTGCGCAAGGTCCCCGAGGCGGCCGCCGCCCGCCGCTCCCTGGCCGGACTGGTGGCCCGCTACCGCGCCGCCAAACGCGAGCGGGACCTGCTCGACTTCGGCGACCAGATCGCCCTCTCCGCCGCCCTGGCGGGCCTGCCCGAGGTCGGCCGGATCCTGCGGGACGAGTTCCGCGTGGTGCTCCTCGACGAGTACCAGGACACCTCCGTCGCCCAGCGCGTCCTGCTCTCCGGGCTCTTCGGCGGCGGTACCGGCCACCCCGTCACCGCCGTCGGCGACCCCTGCCAGGCGATCTACGGCTGGCGCGGCGCCTCCGTCGCCAACCTGGACGACTTCCCCGAGCACTTCCCGCGTGCCGACGGCCGCCCCGCCACCCGCCAGGCGCTCAGCGAGAACCGGCGCAGCGGCGGCCGCCTCCTCGACCTCGCCAACGGCCTCGCCGCGCCCCTGCGGGCCATGCACGCGGGCGTGGAGGCACTGCGCCCGGCACCGGGCGCCGAACGCGACGGACAGGTCCGCTGTGCCCTGCTGCGCACCCACGCCGAGGAGATCGACTGGATCGCCGACGCGATCGCCCACCTGGTGCGCACCGGGAAGGAACCCGGCGAGATCGCGGTCCTGTGCCGCACGGCCGGTGACTTCGCCGAGATCCAGGGCGCCCTCGTCGCCCGTGACGTGCCCGTGGAGGTCGTCGGCCTCTCCGGGCTGCTGCATCTGCCCGAGGTCGCCGATCTGGTGGCCGTCTGCGAGGTGCTCCAGGACCCGGGCGCCAACGCCTCCCTGGTCCGCCTGCTCACCGGCCCGCGCTGGCGGATCGGCCCGCGCGACCTGGCCCTGCTGGGGCGGCGCGCCCGGCTGCTCGTGTCCCACGCGCGCGTGGCCGACGACGACCCCGATGCGCGCCTGGCCGCGGCGGTCGAGGGCGTCGACCCCACCGAGGTGATCTCGCTCGCGGACGCCCTCGACACCTTCCTGGAGCTGCCCCTGGAGGCGGAGCGCGAGGACGACGGACTGCCGTTCTCGGCCGACGCCCGCGTACGGTTCGCGCGGCTCGCCGCCGAACTGCGCGACCTGCGCCGCTCGCTCGCCGACCCGCTGATGGACGTCCTGCACCGCGTGCTCGCCGTCACCGGTCTGGAGGTCGAACTGTCCGCCTCCCCGCACGCGCTGGCCGCCCGCCGCCGCGAGACCCTGGCCAACTTCCTGGACGTCGCCGCCTCCTTCGCCGCCAACGAACCCGAGGCGAGCCTGCTGGCCTTCCTGGGGTTCCTGCGCACCGCCGCACAGTACGAGAAGGGCCTGGACAACGCGCTGCCCGGCGGCGAGAACACCGTCAAGGTACTCACCGCCCACAAGTCCAAGGGCCTGGAGTGGGACGTCGTCGCCGTCCCCGGACTGGTCACCGGCACCTTCCCGAGCACCCAGGGGCGTGAGAAGTGGACCGCCCAGGGCAAGGTGCTGCCGCACCCGCTGCGCGGCGACGCCGACACGCTCCCCGAGGTGGAGTCATGGGACTCCCGGGGGCTGCGCGCCTTCCACGAGGCGATGAAGGAGCACCAGCTCACCGAGGAGCTGCGCCTCGGCTACGTCACCTTCACCCGGCCCCGGTCGCTGCTGCTCGGCTCCGGTCACTGGTGGGGCCCGTCCCAGAAGAAGCCCCGCGGCCCCTCCGGCTTCCTCACGGCCCTGTACGAACACTGCGCCGCCGGGCACGGCGAGATCGAGGCCTGGGCGGAACCGCCGGCCGAGGACGAGGAGAACCCCGCCCTGCGCGCGGCCGCCGCCGACCAGGCCTGGCCGCTCCCGCTGGACGAGGCGGCACTGGCCCGCCGCCGGGCCGCCGCCGAGACCGTACTGGCGCACCTGGACCGCACGCTCGCGCACCCGCGGGAGGCGGCCGCCCGCCCCGGGGCCGCACACGACCCGTCCCTGCCCCCGTCCTCCTACGAGGACCCGGACTGGCCGCCGCCGGACGACGAGCCGCCCTACGACCTGCCGGACGACGAGCCGCTCTACGACCTGCCGGACGACGAGCCCCCTTACGAGCCGCCCTACGACGAGCCGGTCCCCGAGGAGGGCACCGGCGCCGGCACCTCCGACTGGGACGCGTGGACGGCCGACCGCCCCGTCGTGCCGCACCAGGCCCCGGCCCCCGAGGCACCGGCGGACCCGGAGCGGGTGCCCCGGTCCCGTCTCGGCGACCTGGCCGGTGGCGATCCGCTGACCCCCGAGGAGGCCCGCACGCTCGCCTCCTGGGACCGCGACCTCGACGCGCTCACCGGCGAGCTGCTGCGGGCCCGCGCGAACGTCACCGAGGTCGTCCTCCCGGCCTCGCTGACCGCCTCGCAGCTGATGAGACTGGCCGCCGACCCCGACGGCCTCGCGCAGGAACTCGCCCGCCCCATGCCCCGCCCCCCGCAGCCGGCCGCCCGCCGGGGTACCCGGTTCCACGCCTGGATCGAAACCCGGTTCGAGGCCCTGCGACTGCCGATGCTGGAACCCGAGGAGCTGCCCGGCACCGAGGCGGAGATCGCCGACGAGCGCGATCTGGAGGCCCTCAAGGAGGCCTTCGCACGCACGCCCTACGCCCACCGCACCCCGTACCGCGTGGAGGCCCCCTTCCAGCTGGGCATCGCCGGACGTGTCGTACGGGGTCGCATCGACGCCGTCTACCGAGAGGGCGAGGGCGACGCGGCGACGTACGAGATCGTCGACTGGAAGACCAACCGGGCGCCCACCGCCGACCCGCTGCAGCTGGCCGTGTACCGGGTGGCCTGGGCCGAGCAGCAGGGCGTGCCCCTGGAGCGGGTCACGGCCGCGTTCGTGTACGTGCGCGGCGGCGAGGTCGTACGGCCGCGGAATCTGCCCGGCCGTGCCGAACTGGAGCGGCTCCTCGGCGCCGACGAGGCCGACGAGCGGGTCGGCGAGCGGACCGGCGGACGGGCCGGGGCGGAGCCCTCGCCGTCGGCCGGGGACGACGGGTCGTTCGGCGGCGGCACCGCAATGATCATCGGTGAACCCGAAACGATCACCGACGGTGTCCCGCCGCCCACCGGCGAACCGCCGGGCGGGGATGTCGGTCCAGGCCGTTAG
- a CDS encoding ATP-dependent helicase, translating into MSSSSSTRRLPHPPVRQGNRGAYRLVRTPPARPAPPRLDAGQRAVVDHGTGPLLVLAGPGTGKTTTLVESVAARIARGTDPERILVLTFSRKAAVELRDRMALRIGAERAPRATTFHSFGYALVRAHQDSGLFVEPLRLLSGPEQDVTVRELLAGQPGLERLGLAHVRWPDDLRACLTTRGFADEVRAVLARSRELGLDPAALEAFARRIGRPDWLAASAFLAEYLDVLDLQGVVDYAELVHRAVLLARRPEVAEQLAAQYDAVYVDEYQDTDPAQVRLLHALAGGGRTLVAFGDPDQSIYAFRGADVGGILQFPDAFARADGRPAPVRVLTTSRRSGAALLAATRLLTRRMPLTRLPAEKVRAHRELTAAREGGRVEVRTYPTAGTELDNIADILRRAHLEDGVPWGEMAVLVRAGARSVPGVRRALTAAGVPLDVDGDDLPLRHEPAVAPLLTALRAVARAEAAGGDGADETDTGGAQNAEDVPAGCWLDTETALTLLASPLAGMDAADLRRLGRALREEERAAGSPVPPPSDELLTRALAEPERLVAHDPAYARGAQRLGALLRRTRERLAGGGTAEEALWELWNGTPWPQRLERSSRRGGAAGRNADRDLDAVCALFATAARAEERVGGRGALNFLEEIEAQDIAADTLTRRAVRPDAVRLMTAHRSKGLEWHLVVVAGVQEGLWPDLRRRGSLLEADRIGRDGLAEPLSQGALLAEERRLFYVAATRAKERLVVTAVKAPADDGDQPSRFLTELGVEPRDVTGRPRRPLSVSALVAELRATTVDPEASPVLREAAARRLARLAALTDEDGRPLVPSAHPYRWWGMFEPTESKVPLRDRDKPVALSGSALDQLARTCALQWFLGREVKADAPATAAQGFGNVVHVLADEVASGRTPADLEVLMERLDSVWNALAFDAPWKSDQEKAHARVALERFLTWHIDSGGVRAGRSAVASEQDFDVTLEAGDYEVRIRGSMDRVETDGEGRAYVVDFKTGKQAPSAAEVARHPQLAVYQLAVREGAVDDVFDGTRPEPGGAELVHLRQGAARKDGGEILPKVQSQEPLEGQWVGELLATAAGKVLDERFSPTAGQHCAHCAFRASCSARPEGRHVVE; encoded by the coding sequence CAAGACGACCACACTGGTGGAGTCCGTGGCCGCCCGGATCGCCCGCGGCACGGACCCGGAACGCATCCTGGTGCTCACGTTCAGCCGCAAGGCGGCCGTCGAACTGCGCGACCGCATGGCGCTGCGGATCGGCGCGGAACGGGCACCCCGGGCCACCACGTTCCACTCCTTCGGCTACGCCCTGGTCCGCGCCCACCAGGACAGCGGCCTGTTCGTGGAACCGCTGCGGCTGCTGTCCGGACCCGAACAGGACGTCACCGTGCGCGAGCTGCTGGCCGGCCAGCCCGGCCTGGAACGGCTCGGCCTCGCCCATGTGCGCTGGCCCGACGACCTGCGCGCCTGCCTGACCACCAGAGGCTTCGCCGACGAGGTCCGCGCGGTCCTGGCCCGCAGCCGCGAGCTCGGCCTCGACCCCGCCGCCCTGGAGGCGTTCGCCCGCCGCATCGGCCGCCCCGACTGGCTGGCCGCCTCCGCCTTCCTCGCCGAGTACCTGGACGTCCTCGACCTCCAGGGCGTCGTCGACTACGCGGAACTCGTCCACCGCGCGGTGCTCCTCGCCCGCCGCCCCGAGGTGGCCGAGCAGCTCGCCGCCCAGTACGACGCCGTCTACGTGGACGAGTACCAGGACACCGATCCGGCCCAGGTACGGCTGCTGCACGCGCTCGCCGGCGGCGGCCGCACCCTGGTCGCGTTCGGCGACCCGGACCAGTCGATCTACGCCTTCCGGGGCGCCGACGTGGGCGGCATCCTCCAGTTCCCCGACGCCTTCGCGCGCGCGGACGGCCGCCCGGCCCCGGTCCGGGTCCTGACGACGTCCCGCAGGTCCGGCGCCGCGCTGCTCGCCGCCACCCGCCTGCTCACCCGGCGGATGCCCCTGACCCGCCTCCCGGCCGAGAAGGTGCGCGCCCACCGGGAACTGACGGCGGCACGCGAGGGCGGCCGCGTCGAGGTCCGCACCTACCCCACGGCCGGCACGGAGCTGGACAACATCGCCGACATCCTGCGCCGCGCCCACCTGGAGGACGGCGTCCCGTGGGGCGAGATGGCCGTCCTGGTCCGCGCCGGCGCCCGCAGCGTCCCGGGCGTCCGCCGCGCCCTCACCGCCGCGGGCGTCCCGCTGGACGTCGACGGCGACGATCTCCCGCTGCGCCACGAGCCCGCGGTGGCCCCCCTGCTGACGGCCCTCAGGGCGGTCGCCCGCGCGGAGGCCGCGGGCGGTGACGGAGCGGACGAAACGGATACAGGAGGCGCCCAGAACGCGGAGGACGTCCCGGCCGGCTGCTGGCTCGACACCGAGACCGCGCTCACGCTGCTCGCCTCGCCCCTGGCCGGCATGGACGCCGCCGACCTGCGCCGCCTCGGCCGCGCGCTGCGCGAGGAGGAGCGCGCCGCCGGCAGCCCCGTGCCGCCGCCGTCCGACGAGCTGCTCACGCGGGCCCTGGCCGAGCCGGAGCGCCTGGTGGCGCACGACCCGGCGTACGCGCGCGGGGCGCAGCGCCTGGGCGCGCTGCTGCGGCGCACCCGCGAGCGCCTCGCGGGCGGCGGGACCGCCGAGGAGGCCCTCTGGGAGCTGTGGAACGGCACCCCCTGGCCGCAACGCCTGGAGCGGTCCTCGCGGCGCGGCGGCGCGGCCGGCCGCAACGCCGACCGCGACCTGGACGCCGTGTGCGCCCTGTTCGCGACCGCCGCGCGCGCGGAGGAGCGTGTCGGCGGACGCGGCGCCCTGAACTTCCTGGAGGAGATCGAGGCCCAGGACATCGCCGCCGACACGCTCACCCGCAGGGCGGTGCGCCCCGACGCCGTCCGCCTGATGACCGCGCACCGCTCCAAGGGCCTGGAATGGCACCTGGTGGTCGTCGCCGGCGTCCAGGAGGGGCTGTGGCCCGACCTGCGCCGCCGCGGCTCCCTGCTGGAGGCCGACCGCATCGGCCGCGACGGGCTCGCCGAACCGCTCAGCCAGGGCGCGCTCCTCGCGGAGGAGCGACGGCTCTTCTACGTGGCCGCCACGCGCGCGAAGGAGCGCCTCGTCGTCACCGCCGTGAAGGCGCCCGCCGACGACGGCGACCAGCCCTCCCGCTTCCTCACCGAGCTCGGCGTCGAGCCCCGGGACGTCACCGGCCGTCCCCGCCGCCCGCTGTCGGTCTCCGCGCTCGTCGCCGAACTGCGCGCCACCACCGTCGACCCCGAGGCCTCCCCGGTGCTGCGGGAGGCCGCCGCCCGGCGCCTGGCCCGGCTCGCCGCGCTCACCGACGAGGACGGCCGCCCCCTGGTCCCCTCCGCGCATCCCTACCGCTGGTGGGGCATGTTCGAGCCGACCGAGAGCAAGGTGCCGCTGCGCGACCGGGACAAGCCCGTCGCGCTCTCCGGAAGCGCCCTGGACCAGCTCGCCCGCACCTGCGCCCTGCAGTGGTTCCTGGGGCGTGAGGTGAAGGCCGACGCACCCGCCACCGCCGCCCAGGGCTTCGGCAACGTGGTGCATGTCCTCGCCGACGAGGTCGCCTCCGGCCGCACCCCCGCCGACCTGGAGGTGCTGATGGAACGGCTGGACTCGGTGTGGAACGCGCTCGCCTTCGACGCCCCCTGGAAGTCGGACCAGGAGAAGGCCCACGCGCGCGTGGCGCTCGAACGCTTCCTGACGTGGCACATCGACTCGGGCGGAGTCAGGGCCGGCCGTTCCGCGGTCGCCAGCGAACAGGACTTCGACGTCACCCTGGAGGCCGGTGACTACGAGGTGCGCATCCGCGGCAGCATGGACCGCGTCGAGACGGACGGCGAGGGCCGCGCCTATGTCGTCGACTTCAAGACCGGCAAACAGGCGCCCAGCGCCGCAGAGGTCGCCCGCCACCCCCAGCTCGCCGTCTACCAGCTCGCCGTCCGCGAGGGCGCGGTCGACGACGTGTTCGACGGCACCCGTCCCGAGCCGGGCGGCGCCGAGCTCGTCCACCTCCGTCAGGGTGCCGCCAGGAAGGACGGCGGCGAGATTCTGCCCAAGGTGCAGTCCCAGGAGCCCCTGGAGGGGCAGTGGGTCGGCGAGCTGCTGGCCACCGCCGCCGGCAAGGTCCTCGACGAACGGTTCTCGCCGACGGCGGGGCAGCACTGCGCGCACTGTGCCTTCCGGGCCTCGTGCAGCGCCCGTCCGGAGGGACGGCACGTGGTGGAGTGA